The following are from one region of the Candidatus Methylomirabilota bacterium genome:
- a CDS encoding branched-chain amino acid ABC transporter permease translates to MRRRPDGPVLALHAGVVALLGLLQLLLPPFHHGMMARIMVLAAYATGYNLLLGYTGLMSLGHAMFFAAGMYGAGLTIQHLGLGAAAGFVGGIGGGLAVAGLVGLITLRTAGPAFLIVTMMLAQAFYLATLYFNELTMGDQGFILAGLHLQVGPWRLVLADASVKYNVALVVFAGCLFGSLGLVRSPIGRILVAVRENEERTRLLGYNTAGYRFVAVVVSGLMSAVAGAVYTLLFSYVGSSFAGILYSIYPLLWTLLGGAGTTLGPLIGTLLMTYLVDVTSGLTTGYLMVVGAVLVVTVVWLPTGLIGGVRGRWARWLP, encoded by the coding sequence GTGAGGCGACGTCCCGACGGCCCCGTGCTGGCGCTGCACGCGGGCGTGGTGGCCCTGCTCGGCCTGCTGCAGCTCCTGCTTCCCCCGTTTCACCACGGCATGATGGCCCGGATCATGGTGCTCGCCGCCTACGCGACCGGCTACAACCTGCTGCTCGGCTACACGGGGCTCATGAGCCTGGGCCACGCCATGTTCTTCGCCGCCGGCATGTACGGCGCCGGGCTCACCATCCAGCATCTGGGCCTGGGGGCGGCGGCCGGCTTCGTCGGCGGCATCGGGGGCGGGCTCGCGGTGGCGGGGCTGGTCGGTCTCATCACGCTCCGGACGGCGGGGCCGGCGTTCCTCATCGTGACCATGATGCTGGCCCAGGCGTTCTACCTGGCCACCCTCTACTTCAACGAGCTCACGATGGGCGATCAGGGCTTCATCCTCGCCGGACTGCACCTGCAGGTCGGGCCGTGGCGACTCGTCCTCGCCGACGCCAGTGTCAAGTACAACGTCGCGCTCGTCGTCTTCGCCGGATGTCTGTTCGGCAGCCTCGGGCTGGTGCGCTCGCCGATCGGCCGGATCCTCGTCGCCGTTCGCGAGAACGAAGAGCGGACGCGTCTGCTCGGCTACAACACGGCCGGGTACCGCTTCGTGGCCGTGGTCGTGTCCGGCCTCATGTCGGCGGTGGCCGGCGCCGTCTACACGTTGCTCTTCTCGTATGTGGGGTCGAGCTTCGCGGGCATCCTCTACTCCATCTACCCGCTGCTGTGGACGCTGCTGGGCGGGGCGGGGACGACGCTGGGTCCCCTGATCGGCACGCTGCTCATGACCTATCTGGTCGACGTGACGAGCGGGCTCACCACCGGCTACCTGATGGTGGTGGGCGCCGTGCTCGTCGTGACGGTCGTCTGGCTGCCGACCGGACTGATCGGCGGCGTCAGAGGCCGGTGGGCGCGGTGGCTGCCCTGA
- a CDS encoding nuclear transport factor 2 family protein: protein MEISNEVAEGDPLAPLRDWLRRLQACVRAQDFIAGRALCAPEMLAFGTRAEMVEGIDQVMQQQWRQVWPHIREFTIDADHARGGLHGNQGWVAARWDSFGTRPDGSTFPRPGRLTILFERRAGRWLATHTHFSLSPTT, encoded by the coding sequence GTGGAGATCTCCAACGAGGTCGCCGAGGGCGACCCCCTCGCCCCGCTCCGCGACTGGCTCAGGCGGCTGCAGGCCTGCGTCCGGGCTCAGGACTTCATCGCAGGGCGCGCGCTGTGCGCCCCCGAGATGCTGGCCTTCGGCACCCGGGCCGAGATGGTGGAGGGCATCGATCAGGTCATGCAGCAGCAGTGGCGGCAGGTGTGGCCGCACATCCGCGAGTTCACGATCGACGCCGACCACGCCCGCGGCGGCCTCCACGGCAACCAGGGCTGGGTCGCCGCCCGCTGGGACTCCTTCGGGACCCGTCCCGACGGGTCGACCTTTCCGCGCCCCGGGCGGTTGACGATCCTCTTCGAGCGGCGGGCCGGACGCTGGCTCGCCACCCACACGCACTTTTCGCTGTCGCCGACGACGTAG
- a CDS encoding ABC transporter ATP-binding protein has product MILRLDRVNAYYGGAHILKDVSLELAGGQVLGLLGRNGAGKTTTLRAVMGLVRAGSGRITFGDADLGRLPAHEIPRLGIAYVPQGRRLFGDLTVAENLTIGLLVRGGGAETLEPVLELFPVLRERLRQRAGTLSGGQQQMLATARALCARPAILLMDEPGEGLMPTLVDRLLTSIAALKARGVGVLLVEQKVDAVLRVADRVALIDNGRIVRQATPAELAAEPEVLLRHVGVRR; this is encoded by the coding sequence ATGATTCTCCGCCTCGATCGGGTCAACGCGTATTACGGGGGCGCTCACATCCTGAAGGACGTCTCGCTGGAGCTGGCCGGCGGGCAGGTCCTGGGACTGCTGGGGCGCAACGGCGCGGGCAAGACGACGACCCTGCGAGCCGTCATGGGCCTGGTGCGCGCGGGCTCCGGCCGGATCACGTTCGGCGATGCCGACCTCGGGCGGTTGCCGGCCCACGAGATTCCACGGCTGGGGATCGCCTATGTCCCCCAGGGGCGGCGGCTGTTCGGGGACCTCACCGTCGCCGAGAACCTCACGATCGGCCTGCTCGTCCGCGGCGGAGGCGCCGAGACGCTGGAGCCCGTGCTGGAGCTGTTCCCCGTGCTCCGCGAGCGTCTGCGCCAGCGCGCCGGCACGCTGTCCGGCGGCCAGCAGCAGATGCTCGCCACCGCGCGAGCGCTCTGCGCGCGCCCGGCCATCCTGTTGATGGACGAGCCCGGCGAAGGCCTGATGCCGACGCTGGTGGACCGGCTGCTCACGAGCATCGCCGCGCTCAAGGCCCGCGGGGTCGGGGTGCTGCTCGTGGAGCAGAAGGTCGACGCCGTCCTCCGGGTGGCCGACCGCGTGGCCCTGATCGACAACGGTCGCATCGTCCGCCAGGCGACGCCCGCCGAGCTGGCCGCCGAGCCCGAGGTGTTGTTGCGGCACGTCGGCGTCCGGCGCTGA
- a CDS encoding ABC transporter substrate-binding protein produces the protein MASRSRRNFLKAAGALAVATSLPAPWTPRAVAQGGSAPLRLGFQVHRTGIGAVYGRWYERTTTAAVKLINEKGGIAGRPIEIVAEDDGTDPKRGAEVVEKLAVQHKVDLIFGTLFSHVVIASAPRAGELKIPYLVVSEGYHVASGRLNRYVFQPGITDVRSQVTAVAPWILKNLGKKVTLIFPDYAFGHDHRDFFSRMAAAQGGTVRALVPIPPTETSFTKYFPRVPADTDVVYHVMVGPGVLTFVKEMGEHFGRRRPQLFGFVDSLEGVDLASPGLEFLEGTYFWEAFPRYASPTTPAHVRTYRERVGVNDSGASVGDPKDVSTFSHMFGCWETLFVIKRAVEQSRYRNPGAGDYKAFVETLEGFSSFPEGLEHPQGAKRFVGRLHQVFGHQTISRVEKRRLGVVHRTAIEDSMYPPEADYTKQPL, from the coding sequence ATGGCGAGCAGGTCGCGACGGAATTTTCTGAAGGCCGCGGGCGCGCTCGCGGTCGCGACCTCCTTGCCCGCTCCATGGACCCCCCGAGCCGTGGCCCAGGGCGGGTCGGCGCCCCTCCGCCTGGGCTTCCAGGTGCACCGCACGGGCATCGGCGCCGTCTACGGCCGGTGGTACGAGCGGACGACCACGGCGGCGGTGAAGCTCATCAACGAGAAGGGGGGCATCGCCGGCCGGCCCATCGAGATCGTGGCCGAGGACGACGGCACCGATCCCAAGCGGGGCGCCGAGGTGGTCGAGAAGCTGGCCGTGCAGCACAAGGTCGATCTCATCTTCGGGACGCTGTTCTCGCACGTCGTCATCGCCTCGGCCCCGCGGGCCGGCGAGCTCAAGATCCCGTATCTCGTCGTCAGTGAGGGCTACCACGTGGCTTCCGGCCGGCTGAACCGCTACGTCTTTCAGCCCGGCATCACCGACGTGCGGTCGCAGGTCACCGCGGTGGCGCCCTGGATCCTCAAGAACCTCGGCAAGAAGGTCACATTGATCTTTCCCGACTATGCGTTCGGCCACGATCACCGCGACTTCTTCAGCCGAATGGCCGCGGCTCAGGGCGGGACCGTCCGCGCGCTCGTGCCGATTCCGCCCACCGAGACCTCCTTCACGAAGTATTTCCCGCGCGTGCCCGCCGACACCGACGTCGTCTACCACGTCATGGTGGGCCCCGGCGTCCTGACCTTCGTCAAGGAGATGGGCGAGCATTTCGGCCGGCGGCGGCCGCAACTCTTCGGGTTCGTCGATTCGCTGGAGGGCGTCGACCTGGCCAGCCCCGGACTCGAGTTCCTCGAAGGCACCTACTTCTGGGAGGCCTTCCCCCGCTACGCCAGCCCGACCACCCCGGCCCACGTGCGCACGTACCGTGAGCGGGTGGGCGTCAACGACAGCGGGGCCAGCGTCGGCGATCCCAAGGACGTCTCGACCTTCTCGCACATGTTCGGCTGCTGGGAGACGCTCTTCGTCATCAAGCGAGCCGTCGAGCAGAGCCGCTACCGGAACCCCGGGGCCGGTGACTACAAGGCCTTCGTTGAGACGCTGGAGGGCTTCTCGTCCTTCCCCGAGGGCCTGGAGCACCCGCAGGGCGCCAAGCGGTTCGTGGGCCGGCTGCACCAGGTGTTCGGCCACCAGACGATCTCCCGGGTCGAGAAGCGGCGGCTCGGCGTGGTGCACCGTACCGCGATCGAGGACTCGATGTACCCGCCCGAGGCCGACTACACCAAGCAGCCGCTGTGA
- a CDS encoding DoxX family protein: protein MYTAPAWGLALLRVVLGVIFIMHGYFAFAVLGPARMADYIVRLGNPPALSTPLAWYLIVAHALGGLLLVLGLWTLVAALAQVPIMAAAVFLLHAPQGFFMKVVEGPEGRPTLAGYEFSLLVLTATLTIVLAGPGAPSVDVARRHRRLPVP, encoded by the coding sequence ATGTACACGGCGCCCGCCTGGGGCCTGGCCCTCCTGCGCGTCGTCCTGGGCGTGATCTTCATCATGCACGGCTATTTCGCCTTCGCGGTCCTCGGGCCGGCCCGAATGGCCGACTACATCGTGCGGCTCGGCAACCCGCCGGCGCTGAGCACGCCGCTGGCCTGGTACCTGATCGTCGCGCACGCCCTCGGCGGGCTGCTGCTCGTCCTCGGCCTCTGGACCCTTGTCGCCGCCTTGGCCCAGGTCCCCATCATGGCCGCCGCGGTCTTCTTGTTGCACGCGCCGCAGGGTTTCTTCATGAAGGTGGTCGAGGGCCCGGAGGGGCGCCCCACCCTCGCCGGCTACGAGTTCTCCCTGCTGGTCCTGACCGCCACGCTGACGATCGTCCTGGCTGGGCCCGGCGCCCCGTCCGTCGACGTAGCCCGCCGCCACCGCCGCTTGCCGGTGCCCTGA
- a CDS encoding acetamidase/formamidase family protein, translating into MATHELDASLVHYEWNHALPPRLEIDPGDTVVFRTRDAADGWFTPTSTAADAAAKPPFRGHPLTGPVRVRGARPGTVLVVEIVDMKPAASFGYTQIIPGRGLLPEEFLEASVHIWDLSDGLLARLGSRVAVPIEPFPGVMGVALDEPGGHTTLPPRKNGGNMDIKQLTAGTTLYLPVWVDGALFSVGDGHAAQGDGEVCINAVEMAAQVTLRLDLLTDRKLPEPRLRTRGPIAARTNVGPHYATTAHGPDLYRSAQQATRYMIEHLVEERGLTREEAYVLCSVAADLKISQIVDAPNWIVSAFLPESVLL; encoded by the coding sequence ATGGCCACGCACGAGCTGGACGCCAGCCTGGTCCACTACGAATGGAACCACGCGCTGCCGCCGCGGCTCGAGATCGACCCCGGCGACACCGTCGTCTTCCGGACGCGCGACGCCGCCGACGGCTGGTTCACCCCGACCTCCACGGCGGCGGATGCGGCCGCCAAGCCGCCTTTCCGCGGACATCCCCTCACGGGTCCCGTCCGCGTCCGCGGGGCGCGCCCGGGCACGGTGCTGGTGGTCGAGATCGTCGACATGAAGCCGGCCGCCTCGTTCGGCTACACCCAGATCATCCCCGGCCGCGGGCTGCTGCCCGAGGAATTCCTGGAGGCCTCCGTGCACATCTGGGATCTCTCCGACGGCCTGCTGGCTCGCCTGGGTAGCCGTGTCGCCGTGCCCATCGAACCGTTCCCCGGCGTCATGGGCGTCGCCCTCGACGAGCCGGGCGGCCACACGACCCTGCCGCCGCGGAAGAACGGCGGCAACATGGACATCAAGCAGCTCACGGCCGGGACGACCCTCTACCTGCCGGTGTGGGTGGACGGCGCGCTGTTCAGCGTGGGCGACGGCCACGCTGCCCAGGGCGACGGCGAGGTGTGTATCAACGCGGTGGAGATGGCGGCCCAGGTCACGCTGCGCCTGGATCTACTGACCGATCGGAAGCTGCCGGAGCCGCGCCTGCGCACCCGCGGGCCCATCGCGGCCCGCACCAACGTGGGCCCCCACTACGCCACCACCGCTCACGGCCCCGACCTCTACCGATCGGCCCAGCAGGCCACCCGCTACATGATCGAGCATCTGGTCGAGGAACGGGGGCTCACGCGGGAGGAAGCCTACGTGCTGTGCAGCGTGGCCGCGGATTTGAAGATCAGCCAGATCGTCGACGCACCCAACTGGATCGTGTCGGCGTTCCTGCCGGAAAGCGTGCTCCTGTGA
- a CDS encoding cupin domain-containing protein: protein MNEAAVATSQRVAQVFDLHALKEFASDKRVRKMLFKTDQLWSEIACYEPGQSTVMHHHPGEEEAIFVLEGRATMSVGGEDYVVPAGSIIRFPANVPHDVRNLGTERCVIMFVKVNPRVLKRG, encoded by the coding sequence ATGAACGAGGCCGCCGTAGCGACCAGCCAGCGCGTCGCGCAGGTCTTCGATCTCCACGCCCTCAAGGAGTTCGCCTCCGACAAGCGCGTCCGCAAGATGCTGTTCAAGACCGATCAGCTGTGGTCCGAGATCGCGTGCTACGAGCCCGGGCAGTCCACCGTGATGCACCACCATCCCGGCGAGGAGGAGGCGATCTTCGTGCTGGAGGGCCGAGCCACCATGAGCGTGGGCGGCGAGGACTACGTCGTGCCGGCCGGCTCGATCATCAGATTTCCCGCCAACGTGCCCCACGACGTCCGTAATCTGGGCACCGAGCGGTGCGTCATCATGTTCGTCAAGGTCAATCCCCGGGTCCTGAAGCGTGGGTAA
- a CDS encoding GntR family transcriptional regulator produces the protein MFTSVRAPRVYEHIVEQVERAIFAGRLRSGDRLPPERELVHQFRASRVAVREALRTLEHRGLIEVRHGSSGGHFVRHVDASLLRRDFATLFRLGRVTLPQLTEARLMVEPEIARLAAERATEPDLQLLADAVDGQLEAKDRFHRLLAAAARNPVHAVLVDALTDLGPRPCPEDDEAVSVAHKTIFAAVAARDPERARAAMAAHVVDVQRRLGRTRSEAS, from the coding sequence ATGTTCACCTCGGTCCGGGCGCCCCGCGTCTACGAGCACATCGTCGAGCAGGTCGAGCGGGCGATCTTTGCCGGGCGCCTGCGCAGCGGCGACCGGCTGCCCCCGGAGCGGGAGCTGGTCCACCAGTTCCGGGCCAGCCGGGTGGCGGTGCGCGAGGCCCTGCGCACGCTGGAGCATCGCGGCCTCATCGAGGTGCGTCACGGCTCGAGCGGCGGCCACTTCGTCCGCCACGTCGACGCCAGCCTCCTGCGCCGCGACTTCGCGACCCTGTTCCGGCTGGGCCGGGTCACGTTGCCCCAGCTCACCGAGGCCCGCCTGATGGTCGAGCCCGAGATCGCCCGGCTGGCCGCCGAGCGCGCCACCGAGCCCGACCTGCAGCTGCTCGCCGACGCCGTCGACGGGCAGCTGGAAGCGAAGGACCGGTTCCACCGGTTGCTGGCCGCGGCGGCTCGTAACCCGGTGCACGCCGTGCTGGTGGACGCGCTCACTGACCTGGGGCCGCGCCCGTGCCCCGAGGACGACGAGGCCGTGTCGGTCGCCCACAAGACCATTTTCGCGGCCGTGGCCGCCCGCGACCCCGAGCGGGCCCGGGCCGCGATGGCTGCCCACGTCGTCGACGTCCAGCGCCGCCTCGGGCGCACGCGATCGGAAGCGTCCTAG
- a CDS encoding ABC transporter ATP-binding protein translates to MSALLETRALTRRFGGLEAVSRVDFRLENAEVRALIGPNGAGKTTLVSLISGRLAPSAGQVLFGGRDITRLPAWHRVGLGIVYTFQITSVYRRLSVHDNVALAAQRRRLRGLTDWLALDRAAVAADVDRALATVGLGGVQDQPAGALPHGHQRLLEIAMALALRPALLILDEPTQGLAAAETDAVIALVRQVARGATVLVIEHNMAVVLEVADRVTVMDGGRIIAEGTPRQIEADAGVQRAYLGR, encoded by the coding sequence CTGAGCGCCCTGCTGGAGACGCGGGCCCTCACGCGGCGCTTCGGCGGGCTGGAAGCCGTCAGCCGCGTGGACTTCCGGCTGGAAAACGCGGAGGTGCGAGCGCTCATCGGGCCCAACGGCGCCGGCAAGACGACGCTGGTCAGTCTCATCAGCGGCCGGCTGGCGCCGAGCGCCGGGCAGGTGCTGTTCGGCGGCCGGGACATCACGCGCCTTCCCGCCTGGCATCGGGTGGGGCTCGGGATCGTCTACACCTTTCAGATCACCAGCGTCTACCGGCGGCTGAGCGTGCACGACAACGTGGCCCTGGCCGCCCAGCGCCGGCGCCTGCGCGGGCTGACCGACTGGCTCGCGCTCGACCGCGCGGCAGTGGCCGCCGATGTGGACCGCGCCCTGGCCACCGTCGGACTCGGCGGGGTTCAGGACCAGCCAGCCGGCGCGCTGCCCCACGGCCACCAGCGGCTACTGGAGATCGCCATGGCCCTGGCGCTGCGTCCGGCCCTGCTGATCCTCGACGAGCCCACGCAGGGCCTGGCCGCCGCCGAGACCGACGCGGTGATCGCTCTCGTGCGGCAGGTCGCTCGGGGCGCTACGGTGCTGGTCATCGAGCACAACATGGCGGTCGTCCTGGAAGTGGCGGACCGGGTCACGGTGATGGACGGCGGCCGCATCATCGCCGAGGGCACCCCCCGCCAGATCGAGGCGGATGCCGGTGTGCAGCGCGCGTATCTGGGCCGATGA
- a CDS encoding branched-chain amino acid ABC transporter permease — protein sequence MSVGPHLLLALLEGTVGALVLALTALGLSLVFGVMRIVNVAHGEFFMLGAIVAWYVSTTTGSFAAGLVVAPLVVAAIAVAADRLVLRRVGYEPESTIVATIGLLYILQQLVLTTYGPYARPVEAPVYFRIDFPWFGYSGYKVIVAVVAAGLLGITWLALSRTRLGLRMRATQQDREMAQAFAIPVARIYTIAFGLGAALTAVAGALIVPVQQAHYLMGLDALLMSFVVVILGGLGSLRGTLVAALLVGLSDGVVSVLFSPTLAKIVATLLVGLVLAVRGRGLFGEETA from the coding sequence ATGAGCGTCGGGCCGCACCTGCTGCTCGCGCTGCTGGAAGGCACGGTCGGCGCGCTCGTACTGGCGCTGACCGCGCTGGGCCTGTCCCTCGTCTTCGGCGTCATGCGCATCGTCAACGTCGCCCACGGCGAGTTCTTCATGCTGGGCGCCATCGTGGCCTGGTACGTGTCCACGACCACGGGGAGCTTCGCGGCCGGGCTGGTGGTCGCGCCGCTCGTCGTCGCCGCCATCGCCGTCGCCGCGGATCGGCTGGTCCTGCGGCGCGTCGGCTACGAGCCCGAGAGCACTATCGTGGCCACCATCGGCCTGCTCTACATCCTGCAGCAGCTCGTCCTCACGACCTATGGGCCCTACGCGCGTCCGGTGGAAGCCCCCGTGTACTTCCGCATCGACTTTCCCTGGTTCGGCTACTCCGGCTACAAGGTGATCGTCGCCGTGGTGGCGGCTGGCCTCCTGGGGATCACGTGGCTCGCGCTGTCCCGGACGAGGCTGGGGTTGCGCATGCGGGCCACTCAGCAGGATCGGGAGATGGCCCAGGCCTTCGCGATTCCCGTCGCCCGGATCTACACCATCGCCTTCGGCCTGGGGGCCGCGCTCACGGCCGTGGCCGGCGCCCTCATCGTCCCCGTGCAGCAGGCGCATTACCTCATGGGGCTCGACGCCTTGCTGATGTCCTTCGTCGTCGTGATCCTGGGCGGGCTGGGCAGCCTGCGGGGGACCCTGGTGGCCGCCTTGCTGGTCGGCCTCAGCGACGGCGTCGTGTCCGTGCTGTTCTCGCCGACGCTGGCCAAGATCGTGGCCACGCTGCTGGTCGGGCTCGTGCTGGCCGTCCGGGGGCGTGGGCTCTTCGGGGAGGAGACGGCGTGA
- a CDS encoding DUF1015 domain-containing protein — translation MEILPFRGYRYAVAEAQDISTVVAPPYDQISPETQERLLALSAHNVVRVTLPKDEPGFDRYQRARQVLEEWLADGVWAPEQRPALYPYHQTYAVQGRQVTRAGFIGLGEVTEYARGVVRPHERTHAGPKQDRLRLLEATGADVGLLFMLISDPRGALLQATRPQGDPIAEAYDLRGELHQLWRITDDVTIARLRTLMAGKSVIIADGHHRYETAVEYARQHPGARLKLMAFCTLEAPGLTILANHRLVRGVDGFSLDRLAEGARPWFETAPLADPLGFTPTNRVIGVVSAGQALTFRLRDEAMAKLPWPPDTSSAWRALAVSILHEGILKPLLDITEAKLDARSHVDYTADAGEAVRSARAGACQAAFLIAPTTPDELRAVVEGGELLPQKSTHFYPKLLDGLVFHRLTEV, via the coding sequence GTGGAGATTCTGCCGTTCCGGGGTTACCGGTACGCCGTGGCCGAGGCGCAGGACATCTCGACGGTCGTGGCCCCGCCCTACGATCAGATCAGTCCCGAGACGCAAGAGCGCTTGCTGGCTCTCAGCGCCCACAACGTCGTCCGCGTCACGCTGCCCAAGGACGAGCCGGGGTTCGACCGGTACCAGCGGGCCCGCCAGGTGCTCGAGGAGTGGCTGGCGGACGGGGTGTGGGCCCCCGAGCAGCGCCCGGCCCTGTATCCCTATCACCAGACGTACGCGGTGCAGGGGCGTCAGGTGACGCGGGCCGGTTTCATCGGGCTGGGCGAGGTCACCGAGTACGCGCGGGGCGTGGTGCGGCCCCACGAGCGCACGCACGCCGGGCCCAAGCAGGACCGACTGCGCCTGCTCGAGGCGACCGGCGCCGACGTCGGCCTGCTCTTCATGCTGATCAGCGACCCTCGCGGCGCCCTGCTGCAGGCGACGCGCCCTCAGGGCGACCCCATCGCCGAGGCATACGACCTGCGGGGCGAGTTGCACCAGCTCTGGCGGATCACCGACGATGTCACCATCGCCCGCCTGCGGACGCTGATGGCGGGCAAGTCGGTGATCATCGCGGATGGACACCACCGCTACGAGACGGCGGTGGAGTACGCGCGCCAGCATCCGGGAGCGCGCCTCAAGCTCATGGCCTTCTGCACCCTGGAGGCGCCGGGGCTGACCATCCTGGCCAATCACCGGCTCGTCCGGGGCGTGGACGGCTTCTCGCTCGACCGGCTGGCGGAGGGCGCGCGGCCGTGGTTCGAGACGGCGCCCCTGGCCGACCCGCTGGGCTTCACACCGACCAACCGTGTGATCGGCGTGGTGAGCGCGGGCCAGGCGCTGACCTTCCGTCTGCGCGACGAGGCGATGGCCAAGCTGCCGTGGCCGCCGGACACGTCATCCGCGTGGCGCGCCCTGGCCGTCTCGATCCTGCACGAGGGGATTCTCAAGCCCTTGCTGGACATCACCGAGGCCAAGCTCGACGCCCGGAGCCACGTGGACTACACCGCCGACGCCGGTGAGGCGGTGCGTTCGGCTCGCGCCGGCGCCTGCCAGGCCGCCTTCCTCATCGCCCCGACCACGCCCGACGAGCTGCGCGCCGTGGTCGAGGGGGGCGAGCTGCTGCCCCAGAAGTCCACCCACTTCTATCCGAAGCTCCTCGACGGCCTCGTGTTCCACCGGCTGACGGAGGTTTGA